One window of the Granulicella arctica genome contains the following:
- a CDS encoding PIG-L deacetylase family protein, with product MKIVVVSPHRDDAAFSLTLAIIAWIAEGHSVEVINCFTRSEYAPFSDSDSLHPNDRLSYVTALRAREDHSWQRQLGPRLRMHDVNLKDAPLRLRCALDEVCTLPVRPTDKAFAKLHTVFSGTKADAFVLPLALGNHVDHATARDAALAEVGLMSQPCAFYEDLPYAARPGAADLIETAADSCVAGLTPVFVADPCEVRDAVSRKRRAALCYDSQIDDAVTDDIAQFCIRYAGRERLWANAAWQASKPHGRRNDQRD from the coding sequence GTGAAGATTGTTGTCGTGTCACCCCATCGGGATGACGCAGCATTTTCGCTGACATTAGCGATCATTGCGTGGATTGCCGAAGGACATAGTGTCGAAGTCATTAACTGCTTTACCCGTAGTGAGTACGCGCCTTTCTCTGACAGCGACTCGCTCCACCCGAACGATCGCCTCTCCTACGTCACCGCGCTGCGAGCCCGCGAGGACCATTCCTGGCAGCGGCAACTCGGCCCCCGCCTGCGAATGCATGATGTGAACCTCAAGGACGCTCCATTGCGCCTGCGTTGCGCGCTCGACGAAGTATGTACGTTGCCAGTGCGCCCAACGGACAAGGCGTTCGCGAAGTTGCACACCGTCTTCAGCGGCACAAAGGCAGATGCGTTTGTGCTGCCGCTTGCCCTCGGCAATCATGTAGACCACGCCACCGCACGAGACGCTGCACTCGCAGAGGTAGGCCTCATGTCCCAGCCATGCGCCTTCTACGAAGACCTGCCCTACGCCGCACGGCCCGGAGCTGCCGACCTCATCGAAACCGCTGCCGACTCCTGTGTCGCTGGTCTGACGCCCGTCTTCGTTGCCGATCCATGTGAGGTTCGCGACGCTGTGTCGCGCAAACGCCGCGCTGCACTCTGCTACGACTCACAAATCGACGATGCTGTTACAGACGATATAGCTCAATTCTGCATCCGATACGCAGGGCGAGAGCGCCTGTGGGCCAACGCAGCCTGGCAGGCCTCGAAACCACATGGCAGAAGGAACGATCAAAGGGACTAA
- the glf gene encoding UDP-galactopyranose mutase, whose product MSLEVMQVGLSLWVIRPHITWGIEFEVGQRALLAELLEQFAIRHYVCWYYTPMALGFSNHLKPEATVYDCMDELSGFLNPPPMLGVREQQLFAAADVVFTGGISLFEAKQKQHHNVHAFPSSIEIEHFAQAKSEQIALPADQKDIAHPRAGFYGVIDERFDVALLAEIALMRPHIHFIMLGPVVKIDPAALPEAANIHYLGSKSYGELPGYLAGWDAALMPFALNDATRFISPTKTPEYLAAGKTVVSTPIRDVVRGYGDAGLVAIADSAEKFVTALDLALEPQTESWHKAVVQKLGESSWDSTWAAMRDEIDRVRSKSVPLLPSTYERDIAKDHQSELSASHALTPVLATLRIDGLNSRAELYASSRTHRHKQQYDYLVVGAGFAGSVLAERIASQLGKRVLIVDKRDHIGGNAYDFKNADGILVHQYGPHIFHTNSDAVVSYLSQFTSWRPYEHRVLASVDGHLVPVPINLDTINTLYGLSLDAAGMQAFLDERVVASPFIQTSEQIVMSRVGRELYEKFFRNYTRKQWGLDPSQLDASVAGRIPVRLDRDDRYFTDTFQAMPLKGYTRMFERMLDHSKITIRTGTSYEEALRLCPDAKVIYTGPIDEYFGFRYGPLPYRSLEFKHETHDVEIYQAAPVVNYPNEHKYTRVTEFKYLTGQQHKKTSIVYEYPQSMGDPYYPIPRPENALLYARYRELAEQDGNVHFCGRLANYKYLNMDQVVAQALATYRRIAKQESVAFAPLEAASNLTAAGELEAIAQSV is encoded by the coding sequence ATGAGCCTTGAGGTGATGCAGGTGGGTCTGTCGCTATGGGTTATCCGCCCGCATATTACCTGGGGCATCGAATTTGAGGTTGGGCAACGCGCCCTGCTTGCTGAACTGCTTGAGCAGTTCGCGATTCGGCATTACGTTTGCTGGTATTACACGCCAATGGCGCTCGGCTTCTCGAACCATCTGAAGCCCGAGGCGACTGTTTACGACTGCATGGATGAGCTATCTGGATTCTTAAATCCCCCCCCTATGCTGGGTGTTCGCGAGCAACAACTCTTTGCGGCTGCGGACGTTGTTTTTACGGGTGGGATCAGTCTCTTTGAAGCGAAGCAGAAGCAGCATCATAATGTGCATGCGTTTCCTAGTTCAATAGAGATTGAACATTTTGCGCAGGCCAAGAGCGAGCAGATCGCGCTACCAGCAGATCAGAAGGATATTGCTCATCCGCGTGCCGGATTTTACGGCGTCATCGATGAGCGGTTCGATGTCGCTCTGCTAGCCGAGATCGCCTTGATGCGGCCGCATATCCATTTCATCATGCTTGGTCCGGTTGTGAAGATTGATCCGGCTGCTCTACCGGAGGCGGCCAACATCCATTATCTCGGCAGTAAGAGCTATGGCGAACTACCGGGCTACCTTGCAGGTTGGGACGCGGCGTTGATGCCGTTTGCGTTGAACGACGCGACGAGGTTTATCTCGCCAACGAAAACACCGGAGTACCTCGCTGCTGGTAAGACGGTAGTTTCGACACCTATCCGCGATGTTGTTCGCGGCTATGGTGATGCCGGACTTGTGGCCATCGCGGACAGTGCGGAGAAGTTCGTGACGGCTCTTGATCTTGCGCTCGAACCTCAAACGGAAAGTTGGCATAAAGCTGTGGTGCAAAAGCTGGGTGAGAGTTCGTGGGATAGTACGTGGGCCGCGATGCGGGATGAGATCGATCGAGTTAGAAGTAAGTCGGTACCTTTACTCCCGTCGACTTATGAGCGAGATATAGCGAAAGATCATCAATCTGAGCTGAGTGCATCGCACGCGCTCACTCCCGTCCTGGCCACGCTGCGAATCGATGGGCTAAACTCTCGAGCGGAATTGTATGCTAGCTCGCGGACCCATCGACATAAACAACAGTATGACTACCTAGTTGTAGGTGCAGGATTTGCGGGCAGTGTGCTTGCAGAGCGCATAGCGTCTCAGCTTGGCAAGCGTGTCCTGATCGTCGATAAGCGAGATCACATCGGCGGAAACGCATACGACTTTAAGAATGCTGACGGCATCCTTGTGCATCAGTATGGGCCACATATTTTTCACACGAACAGTGATGCCGTCGTTTCTTACCTGTCGCAATTTACGTCGTGGCGACCTTATGAGCACCGAGTGCTGGCTAGTGTTGATGGTCACCTTGTACCGGTGCCCATCAATCTGGACACGATCAATACGCTCTATGGGCTTAGTCTAGACGCCGCCGGGATGCAGGCGTTTTTGGACGAACGTGTCGTCGCGTCCCCGTTTATACAGACTTCAGAGCAGATAGTAATGAGTCGCGTGGGCCGGGAGCTTTATGAAAAGTTCTTCCGGAACTACACACGCAAACAGTGGGGGCTTGATCCCTCGCAGCTTGATGCGAGTGTTGCCGGGCGAATTCCTGTTCGTCTCGATCGTGATGACCGCTATTTTACCGACACCTTTCAAGCGATGCCGCTGAAGGGCTACACGCGGATGTTCGAGCGCATGCTGGATCATTCCAAGATCACGATTCGGACTGGCACCTCGTATGAGGAGGCGCTGCGGCTATGCCCTGACGCGAAGGTGATCTACACCGGGCCAATCGATGAGTACTTCGGCTTCCGCTATGGGCCTCTGCCGTATCGGTCGCTCGAGTTCAAACATGAGACCCATGATGTTGAGATTTATCAGGCGGCTCCGGTGGTCAACTATCCCAACGAACACAAATACACGCGGGTGACCGAATTCAAGTACCTCACGGGACAGCAGCACAAGAAGACAAGCATCGTTTACGAGTATCCGCAGTCGATGGGCGATCCTTACTATCCCATTCCGCGGCCGGAGAACGCGTTGCTATATGCGAGATATCGTGAACTTGCTGAGCAGGATGGGAATGTCCATTTTTGTGGACGGCTTGCAAACTATAAGTATCTCAACATGGATCAGGTCGTGGCACAGGCACTCGCAACCTATCGCAGGATCGCGAAGCAGGAGAGTGTAGCGTTTGCTCCCCTTGAGGCTGCGAGCAATCTTACAGCTGCGGGTGAGCTTGAGGCTATCGCTCAGTCGGTTTAG